The Actinomadura graeca nucleotide sequence TGCAGCATGGGCACGCGACCTCGCACGCAAACACCTCGAAACCCCACTCCCCCGCCGCTGGGCCCACACCCAAGGCGTAGCCCGACAAGCCCGCACCCTCGCCCCCATCCTCGGCGACCAAGCAGACCTCCTAGAAGCCGCCGCATGGCTCCACGACATCGGCTACGCCCCCGACCTCGTAGACACCGGCTTCCACCCCCTAGACGGCGCCCGCTACCTTCGCGACACCCACGAAGCCGACACCCACCTATGCCGCCTAGTAGCCCACCACTCCTGCGCCATGATCGAAGCCCGCGAGCGAGACATGTCCTCAGTCTGGGCCCAAGACTTCGGCGGGCAGACTCCGCTCCTAAACGACTTCTTGACGTACTGCGATATGACGACCAGTCCTCAGGGAGAGGTCGTGGCAGTAGGGGAGAGACTGACGGAGATCCAAATTAGATACGAACGCACCCATGCCGTCAGTCGGGCCATCAGGCAAGCATCCCCCGCGCTCACCATCTCTGTGCGCAGGGTTGAGAACATGCTCCGCGCCAAACCCGTCAACCAGCAAACCCGCCCCATCGTCCTTCTCGATCGCTAGAAGCACACCAAAAAGGGCAGATAACCCACAAGGCACGACAGAAGCTACGATCCACGCACTTCACACAAATGTGAGTAAAACTCACTTTTCGTCTTACGAACCCCCTGCGTCCATGCCGCTCTCCTAGACAGGTACGCGACACGCCGCTGTGACATGTGATGCACCCGGTCAAGATGTTGCTAAGTTTGAACCCCACACCGGGCGCGTCTCCGGAGACCGTTACCCCTTGGGGCGTAGGGCCAGGGTTCAAGAGCCCGGCCTGGCCATCGCCTCCAAGGCTGTCTACGAGCACCACAAGGATCGTTGCGTCGATGACCACGTCGCGAGCAGCTGGCCCAGCCATTAAGGGCTACGCCTACCAGTTCGATCGAACGATAATCGCAATACTTGATCTCGGCCCATCCGAGATGATGACGATCGA carries:
- a CDS encoding HD domain-containing protein; translation: MKNTAAWARDLARKHLETPLPRRWAHTQGVARQARTLAPILGDQADLLEAAAWLHDIGYAPDLVDTGFHPLDGARYLRDTHEADTHLCRLVAHHSCAMIEARERDMSSVWAQDFGGQTPLLNDFLTYCDMTTSPQGEVVAVGERLTEIQIRYERTHAVSRAIRQASPALTISVRRVENMLRAKPVNQQTRPIVLLDR